taagctgctgcctccatctatgaacacccgtgaaacgtcgaatccgGCAATCACCGTTGGTAGGATCAAAGCTGATTGtcctggtcgtggaacttgctgcgggtggtctgctatggtgaagccgatgtcttgccccgaccaatttaggtactcaatcgttggtggaggcattttctctgccatgtaAACTTGTCGCGAAATCACTTTTTGAGTTCTATTGGAGGGtctgcccttctgaatcatcgagactgtcccattggtgtcgatataaggaccgTTGGTTGGAGCTGCCACCAATTgcaactggtgtcgattttcatctgtaattacgggtggaggtggaaggtgaatctcactccgtggcccctgggggtttctgtttGTTGCCTGTGCGTTGGCGTGTCCCGCGTATCTATGCAATGCTAGGAAAGTTCGGCAGTCTTTCTGAAGATGACCCGACTGTCTCTTCCCAGTATTATCGAGaaagaaatgcatctggcacggtccgttcaaaaggtcctcgggtgatacatacggtctctggaaccttggtccattattttgtCTGTTAGAACGGGGAGCATCCCTATAGTCGCTGCGCTGTTCATTACCCCTTTGATAGTCATCTCGATTATTTTCTCCattatttcctcggaagccagccgatatttggccaggaccatcataatctgagaactgtcgagaaaaacgcCGTCTATTTTGATTATTTCGATTGCGGTCatcctcaggcgacctatgccgtttattttgaacaacatcttctccatctgcccagcgatttgctatttccatgagtgctgctattgtttttggattggtccttcccaaatcctcgattaAGTCTTTTTTTATGAAccagcaacaaacgcatctattgctctttcgtcagatatgttttctgccgaatttttgatgatgttccatctctggatgtacatcctcattggctcatcataCTTTTGTCTGCAGGCTCTCAGCTGCTctattgatagttctgcagagttcgacttcgaataggtaacagttctggtaataaaaagttcgcgtttaactttccgaacaatgtttttgctatttttagaaaatatgaaaaattacgagatcgaatcggagcggaggagacgcacgagggcgcgtccccacgtggtggcgggggccccaccctggccgcgccgccctatggggagggctcctcggagtccctcttccactctggttcgacctggtactttccttttgtcgtgaaaatttttgctatataatcccccggatcccccgaggtccgtatatcattttctcatcGTGTTTTGttgcgagctgttttctgccagatattgttttcagatctagagccaccatgtcttcgtcgggaactccgaaggacagcttctttgagaacGTTGTCAACCCGtatatgaacgagctgaagatgcatcccaaggaattgctgctcgtagatggagagttgcagattaaAGATGTACGGggccctaaaggagaaggaagcttggaggacaggatggagaagctagaacaagaggtcttcacctACAACAAGATGGCTGAACGtgaagtggatatcttccacaaaatggtgtctgaacttattgatgaacacaagaaggagactgcaaagctgtgggacgatatcctctcgcttcacaacactaccaacaaactccaagcgcaactttatgatgtttagaatcaaaactgtgagtatgaaaacaggtttaaacacataagctatgctgccagtttcaggattcctgagaccaagatgtcgtttgttgatggagagcctcttccttggaagtctgatgacgggaagaattcaccaccaccgccgaaggagtaattcatcattggtattggcacccctttggtttgttccaagcttgggggagtgccgcggtatcacatcatcactatcttttacctttttactatcaagtagtgtcatatcatgagtagggaagttatcatataagatggttgcagtgtggaagtatctctcttttagttggttatctatgtatcccttggtgtgagttatcgttatggaatattaatgagaagttttatcatttacattttgcacaccttattttagtttgcaatttctattatatgattgatcttgttgttagtattggtatcactttgggagcattaagtaaatctatttggttttggcaaacttagcattggtcaacagcaacaatactttgaggtttaagtagaaaagagggaaatacatgtagatatattatttcattatctatctttcttgttagctaatgagtttagtattctgaagttaaaattgtttgtgcttacaaggaagatgcatgattgtttctatcacatgtatatttgtttgtttccctcaactcttatgcttgcttcaaacaactttgctagccaaagccctgtactgagaaggaatgcttctcgtgcatccaaaaccttaaaccaaacctatgccatgtgtgtccaccataactacctactgtgtggtatttctctgccattcgaagtaaatacttcatgtgctacctttaaacaattcaaaaagttagtatcacttatttgtgtcaatgttttatagctcatgaggaagtatgtggtgttttatctttcaaatcttattgggcagactttcaccaatggactagtggcacatctgcttatccaataattttgcaaaaagagctggcaacggggttcccagccccaattaattaactttcattgataattctcttcacatgttttgccctgattcatcagtaagcaacttaatttgcaaatagacactcctccatggtatgtgaatgttggaaggcacccgaggattcggttagccatggcttgtgtaagcaaaggttgggaggagtgtcatccttaaataaaactaaagtacatgtgtaaacaaaagagaagagggatgatctaccttgctggtagagataacgtccttcatgggagccgctctttgaaagtctatttggcaagggggttagagtgcccactaccattcgttgacaacaacaaacgcctctcaaaactctacttttatgctctctatatgatttcaaaacttgaaaagctctagcacatgatttaatccctgcttccctctgcgaagggcctatctttactttatgttgagtcagtatacctatttccctctatcttaagcaagcaattgagttgttgtgatccaaccatttatattgtgatctatttaatcatgtcttttattcttccttgtttagtacaaattttatctgaatgaatatgactttgaaggttatcaatgattatgaggagattgtcaCGATTGAGTGCGTAAGttctgccatataagctctaatataaaggctctactcgaaagataagtacaatctattaattgttctttgaccaagaacgaagtttgccatcaccaattatgatttcctatgcacctttatttgtgatttccctctacttgtttcaagctgagttatatgaggaagttgttcactagaatgtcttgtgtgaattaatgtgatgcttcttgtccgtatttcatttatcgactcttcactccataaacatgtggtcttgtttactgagttcagtttcgcttggggacaagcgaggtctaagcttggggggagttgatacgtccattttgcgtcactattttatatcataatttactgttattcattgatatattccgtatttagagatgatacttatgttatttcacctattttgcatgtttcatgattattggagaattactcaccggagtcaggattctgctggaaaaagcaccgtcaggatacaatatttctgaagatcaacaattgacggaaaatataccgaagctcttatttttccagaagaaggagccagccaaaaggggaggccgaggagggccgccatgggccctccccataggccggcgtggccaccaGGCCAGGtgcgccgccacgtggggagggggcccacgacccccctcggccatctccctttcgcgtacttcatctacccgaaaccctaaggtgcaggggacgatcgagaatagacacagccgcctctgcggggcggaaaacaccagagagaaaagagctctccggcaggctgaaatctgccggggaaattccctcccggagggggaaatcatcgccatcgtcaccgtcatcgagctggacttcattgggatcatcatcatcatcatctccaccaccgacaccgtcatctccaccgctgcacctcatctccactgtaacatctagggttgaatcttgattatttcataggggaaactctcccggtgttgattactccttgttattgatgctgatgagtgaaaccgttgaaccaaggtttatgttcagattgttattcatcatcatatcacctctgatcatgttccatatgatgtcctgtgagtagttcgtttagttcttgatgacatgggtgaagtctaaatgttagtagtgaactatgttgagtaatatttaatggtttgatatttaagttgtggtgttattcttctagtggtgtcatgtgaacgtcgactacatgatacttcacctttatgggcctaggggaatgcatcttgtattcgtttgctaattgtggggttgccggagtgacagcaacctgaacccccgttggtatatcgatgcatgagggatagcaggatctcagagtttaaggctgtggttagatttatcttaattactttcttgtatttgcggatgcttgcaaggggtttaatcacaagtatgtattagtcctaggaagggcggtgcattagcataggttcacccacacaacacttatcagaacaatgaagattaatcaactatatgaagcgaaagcactagactaaatccccgtgtctcctcaagaacgtttggtcatcataagtaaacaaaccggcttgtcctttgtgctaaaaaggattgggccacttgctgcaattattattcccgcattttacttacttgtattttatttatctgctatatcaaaaccccctgaaaacttgtctgtgagcatttacagtgaatccttcatcgaaactgcttgtcaacaccttctgctcctcgttgggttcgacactcttatttatcgaaagtactacgatataccccctatacttgtgggtcatcagacttcagtgtttttcttcgggaccaacactAGTTTGGCGACCCAAGTTGCTTCAGTTTtcaattccttgatgaaaccagcttcttcgagttgATGGATTTCAGATAACATGGCTAtgcggtttggctcggagaaacgccgcaaaggttgtcgaatAGGTCTAGCTCTTAGGTCTAGATTGAGGGCGTGCTCGGCaaattccctgggtactcctggcatgtcagctggacaccatgcgaagattttccagtgctcacggaggaactcgacgagcgcgctttcctatgcaatATCCATTTCGGCGGCGATTGATGTCGTCTTTTTAGGATccgtcgggtggatctgtacttcctttgagtccttggaggtgtcgaaagctTGCTCCTGCAAGGATCTACCCCCGTCTGGTAACACATCATGATCAGTGGTTAACTTCGATGCCGCATATTCAGCTTGCATTCCGAATGTTTCAGAAAGCTTATGGaagtccttgtcgcatttatccgccagagcgaaacttcctttgactgttatTGGGCCCTTAGGTCCAGGGATCCTCCACAATAGATACGTGTAATGCGGCacagccataaacctggcatatgcgggTCGTCCCAAGAGGGCGTGATATTGCGATGGCCAGTCAataacttcaaactccaacttctcctTTCTGAAATTTTCTCTTGTTCCAAACTGAACTTCGAGTGCAATCTTGCCTAAGGGATAATTTGGCTTCTCAGGTGCAATGCCATGGAAACACGTATCTGTTGGTAACAGGTTAGCCAGCGAGATGTTCATCATTCGCAATGTGTCCGCGTATATGAGATTTAAACTgcttcctccatctatgaatatacGGGAGACGTCATATCCCTCGATGACTTCTGGTAATATCATCGCTGAATGCCCTGGTCTCGGAACTTGAGGTGGGTGGTCCTCTATGGTGAACCCTATtggctgtcccgaccaattgaggtactcagtGGTTGGTGGAGGTGTTGTTACTGCCATATACACCTGTCGAGAGATTAACTTCTGCGACCTATTTGAAGATTTGCCCTTCTGTATCATCGATACTGCTCCTCTCGTATTTGTGAAATCCCCATTGGTGCCTGGAGCTCCCGCAATTTGCAGTTGATGCTGGTTTGCGCTCGTAATTGCgggtggtggcggcggaggtaCATGTACTTCGCTCCTTGGTCCTTGCACATATCCTCTGTTTACTGCTTCTGCATGTGTGCTTTCTGTCACTCGTTGCAGAGCCTGAAAAGTTCGGCAATCTTTCTGGAGGTGACCTGATTGTCTCCTTCCTTCACTATCGAcgtaaaagtgcatctggcaaggCCCGTTCAGCAAATCCTCGGGTGATACATTATACGGCATTGGGACCCTTGGTCGATTATTTTGTCTGCTGGAACTTGGTGCATCTCTGTGATCGCTTCACTGATCATTGCTCCTGTGATAATCATCTCGATGATTTCctccactatttcctcggaagccagccgatactTGGCCGGGACCGTCGTATTCCACATAGTTGCAAAAACGTCGCCCGTTTTGATTGCTGTTTCTATTGCGATCTTCTCCAGGTGACCTTTGCCACTTATTGTGGTCAGCATCTTCTCTGTCGGCCCACCGATTCGCAATTTCCATGAGTTCTGCTATTGTTCTTGGGTTGGATCTCCCCAATTCTTCGATTAGGTCTCTCCTTCGTAGACTAGCAACGAACACGTCGATTGCTCTTTCATCGGACACATCCtcagccgagtttttgatgatgctccaccgctggatgtatgctctcattgattcatccggcGTCTGCTTGCAAGTTCTTAGCTGTTCAATTGATGCTGGTTTTTTGCAAGTAGATCGGAAATTTCTTACGAACAAATCCTCAAAGTTTTCCCAACTATCTATGGATCTTTCTGGCAGCTTCTTCATccaggatcttgcggctccacttaggtggacctggatgctttgcatggctgttgctcctaTTCCACCCATCAACTTTACTGTCtccagataatcgactagccaatcctctggatcttgcagcccgtcgaactttttatagttgtcaggtaacttgaagCTGGTGGGCACTCGAGTTTTGCGAACCCTTCGGGTAAAGCAAGGGAGTCCGCACATTTCTTCATCGCTATCTTCCGGTGTATGCCGACATTCATGTGTTCTGGTTTCACGACCCCTTTCCTCGCGTGCTCTGTCGACTCGAGCTTGAGCTACTATGTTTCACGCGTCGCCTTCTCTTGGGGCATCTCGCGCTGCCGACACAGTGTGTcgaggactattttgccttggattGTTTCGATGTGGAACACCTTCAGGTTGTGGTGCAATTTCTCTTCCTGCTATTGCTGCACCCATAACGTTGACTCCTACCATAGCCATCTGGTACAGTGATGATCGGGGGTCCCCTGGCTGGGGTTTGGACGCCATCATGAAAGTATGTGCCGCCATATATCCTACCTCCGGCGTTTTCGGGattatgttccctctcgtgtctattgacatgaAAGACacgtcgaggttttggattaggTTGTCCCATTCTCCTTCGGGTATATTTGCCAGCCTAGATCTTGTTCTTCCCCGATGACCTCCCTGGTTGTTTGCCGAACTTCCTGAATGACGACTCAGGTTGTTTCTGCGCTCGCTGGAAGCATCTGCCGCAGCTTTTCTTGCATCAAGTTTTTGCTGAAGTTTTTCTAACTCGCGTCTGGAGCGGCTGATTTTATATTGATACGCTTGAAGTGCTGCCGGCGAAACTTGCGTAGTCATCTGCTCTGTGCCGTCCATAGCTGTTGTTGCTCTGTCCCATGCTTCCTGTGGTAGGCGCACTTTTTCTCGTGGTTCAGGCCCGATGTATTTTCTTCCTGTTCCGCgcgtgagatctgcgggatcgatgtaaggattgcccaaatcatcgaaagactCAGATTCCTCGTCAGCTTCACGGCCTTCTCCCGTGATTACGCAGATTTGATGTGTTGTACTTCCCTCGAACTCAGGGTAGGTGACACCGTCAGAGAGATCGGTGAAGACCTTGTTGTCGAAGGAGTTGTTGTTGTAGACGGAGTCGAAGCTAGTGAAGCTCTCTGAGTCGCTATCTTTAGACAGGTCAGTTTCCGTGAATGACCCAAAGGTCATGCCACCGAACAGATACTCGAGTGCCCCGCCGTGGGCGGGTTTGATGCAGCGTGGCTGCGAAGCTTCTTCATCGCCTGATTCAACAGATGTTGCCGACGATTCCGAGAAGTCGGATTTGGCCTCAAACGGTCCCGAAAAAATCGGTGCCGAAAGACGGTGTgatccttctttcccgacgaGGAAACGaaagctcccgaacgtcatctccgtcGAGTTCTCCAAATGCGCATATGCATGCATACAGGCAGGatcgtgaggaacaaaatcgacgagTTCGGGTTGCACTCGTTTACCTccttccatgatgttgct
This Lolium perenne isolate Kyuss_39 chromosome 1, Kyuss_2.0, whole genome shotgun sequence DNA region includes the following protein-coding sequences:
- the LOC139835790 gene encoding uncharacterized protein — encoded protein: MILPEVIEGYDVSRIFIDGGSSLNLIYADTLRMMNISLANLLPTDTCFHGIAPEKPNYPLGKIALEVQFGTRENFRKEKLEFEVIDWPSQYHALLGRPAYARFMAVPHYTYLLWRIPGPKGPITVKGSFALADKCDKDFHKLSETFGMQAEYAASKLTTDHDVLPDGGRSLQEQAFDTSKDSKEVQIHPTDPKKTTSIAAEMDIA